In Amycolatopsis coloradensis, one genomic interval encodes:
- a CDS encoding glucose 1-dehydrogenase, protein MTNTTTVPGLLDGKVAFITGAGRGIGAAAARLFAREGARVVLAARTESQLKAVAEEIRAEGGVADHVVCDLGDASSIRAAVGRAVELHGRLDVAFNNGATNVPPGPMDQVTDADFDHIYAVNLKGPWLAMVAEIEAIRATAKTGAIVNNTSVGSLMANPELPAYGAMKRGVNSLTASAATTYGPEGIRVNAVAPGTTLTEMFDEWVKSSPDILDRLNARTPLGRVAEPEEIAEAAAWLLSDRASYVTGTVLRVDGGMLS, encoded by the coding sequence ATGACCAACACAACGACTGTTCCAGGCCTGCTCGACGGCAAGGTCGCCTTCATCACCGGCGCCGGCCGCGGTATCGGCGCCGCCGCCGCGCGGCTGTTCGCCAGGGAAGGCGCCCGCGTCGTGCTCGCCGCCCGCACCGAGTCTCAGCTGAAAGCCGTGGCCGAGGAGATCCGCGCGGAGGGCGGCGTCGCGGACCACGTGGTGTGCGACCTCGGCGACGCGTCGAGCATCCGCGCGGCCGTCGGCCGTGCCGTGGAACTGCACGGCAGGCTCGACGTCGCGTTCAACAACGGCGCGACGAACGTGCCGCCCGGCCCGATGGACCAGGTGACCGATGCCGATTTCGACCACATCTACGCGGTGAACCTCAAGGGCCCGTGGCTGGCGATGGTCGCCGAGATCGAGGCGATCCGGGCCACCGCGAAAACGGGGGCCATCGTCAACAACACCAGCGTCGGCAGCCTGATGGCCAACCCGGAGCTCCCCGCGTACGGGGCCATGAAACGTGGCGTCAACAGCCTCACCGCCTCGGCGGCCACCACCTACGGCCCGGAGGGGATCCGCGTCAACGCCGTCGCCCCCGGCACGACGTTGACCGAGATGTTCGACGAGTGGGTCAAGAGCTCGCCGGACATCCTCGACCGGCTCAACGCGCGCACGCCGCTGGGCCGGGTGGCCGAACCCGAGGAGATCGCCGAGGCCGCCGCGTGGCTGCTGAGCGACCGCGCCTCCTATGTGACCGGGACGGTCCTGCGGGTGGACGGCGGCATGCTGTCCTGA